From one Nonomuraea polychroma genomic stretch:
- a CDS encoding dienelactone hydrolase family protein encodes MAGDLIVPDAAQGIVVFVHGSGSSRFSPRNRYVASTLNQAGLGTLLFDLLTPEEETDRANVFDIGLLAERLLERTSWVREQPEAKDLPIGYFGASTGAAAALWAAAEPDNAIAAIVSRGGRPDLAGPRLAAVRAPTLLIVGGRDPVVVELNEEAQRRLRAESRLTIVPGATHLFEEPGALDAVAEHARDWFATHFSAPQKPE; translated from the coding sequence GTGGCCGGCGATCTGATCGTTCCTGATGCCGCTCAGGGGATCGTGGTGTTCGTGCACGGCAGCGGGAGCAGCCGGTTCAGCCCGCGCAACCGTTACGTGGCGAGCACGCTCAACCAGGCAGGGCTGGGCACGCTGCTGTTCGACCTGCTCACGCCGGAGGAGGAGACCGATCGGGCGAACGTGTTCGACATCGGGCTGCTGGCCGAGCGGTTGCTGGAGCGGACGAGTTGGGTGCGGGAGCAACCGGAGGCCAAGGATCTGCCGATCGGGTATTTCGGCGCGAGCACCGGGGCCGCCGCCGCGCTGTGGGCGGCCGCCGAGCCGGACAATGCGATCGCGGCGATCGTCTCGCGCGGCGGGCGGCCGGACCTGGCGGGGCCGCGGCTGGCCGCGGTACGAGCGCCGACGCTGCTCATCGTGGGCGGCAGGGACCCGGTGGTGGTGGAGCTGAACGAGGAGGCGCAGCGGCGGTTGCGGGCCGAGAGCAGGCTGACCATCGTGCCCGGCGCCACTCACCTGTTCGAGGAGCCGGGCGCGCTGGACGCGGTGGCCGAGCACGCCCGCGACTGGTTCGCCACCCACTTCTCAGCGCCGCAGAAGCCGGAGTGA
- a CDS encoding SET domain-containing protein translates to MPVEPEPDCWTHPHIEVRPSLIAGDGLFATAAIPAGTVVSRLGGRLVTWTELQDLFADPAVPYVDTIAAHGDLHLVLPPGRPIGKSNHSCDPNLWWTGPYTLAARRDLRPGEEVTNDYATCTAAPGFAMECRCGTALCRGLITGADWRRADLQERYGDHWTPALLELIRAMSP, encoded by the coding sequence ATGCCCGTGGAACCGGAGCCCGACTGCTGGACGCACCCGCACATCGAGGTCCGGCCCTCGCTCATCGCCGGCGACGGCCTGTTCGCCACGGCGGCCATCCCGGCCGGGACCGTCGTGTCGCGACTCGGCGGACGGCTGGTCACCTGGACCGAGCTGCAGGACCTGTTCGCCGACCCCGCGGTCCCGTACGTCGACACGATCGCCGCGCACGGCGACCTCCATCTGGTCCTGCCGCCCGGCCGGCCGATCGGCAAGAGCAACCACAGCTGCGACCCCAACCTGTGGTGGACGGGCCCGTACACCCTGGCCGCGCGCCGCGACCTCCGTCCGGGCGAGGAGGTCACGAACGACTACGCCACCTGCACCGCCGCGCCCGGCTTCGCCATGGAGTGCCGGTGCGGCACGGCGCTCTGCCGCGGCCTGATCACCGGTGCGGACTGGAGACGCGCCGACCTCCAGGAGCGATACGGCGATCATTGGACGCCGGCCCTGCTCGAGCTCATCCGGGCGATGAGCCCCTGA
- a CDS encoding 2'-5' RNA ligase family protein has translation MSDFVEFCAKGRAALLSGRATHDLPMVEGARRWGAAVVLRPEGAVVDRLSELAATIDAPGHWVHGGPTLHVTLRSLEPYRDRIPEDDPLRRTYARAMAETATGVAPARIRLKGVSPHRGGVLVYGHPEDDTLVTLWKRFAHAMESRGVRDLEHGRIRDRWYVSLVHFAGPLLNPREIVAWCDAHADADFGVTELTSVEVVQFVLTGQRIKVRSLERAVLGDESDGASPGPIPG, from the coding sequence ATGTCGGATTTTGTGGAGTTTTGTGCGAAGGGGCGTGCTGCCCTCCTGTCCGGCCGGGCCACCCATGACCTGCCCATGGTGGAAGGCGCGAGGCGATGGGGCGCCGCGGTCGTGCTCCGCCCCGAAGGCGCGGTCGTGGACCGCCTCTCGGAACTGGCCGCGACCATAGACGCCCCGGGCCACTGGGTGCACGGCGGTCCGACCCTGCACGTCACCCTCAGGTCCCTGGAGCCCTACCGCGACCGCATTCCCGAGGACGACCCTCTGCGCCGGACGTACGCGCGAGCCATGGCCGAGACCGCCACCGGCGTGGCGCCCGCAAGAATCCGCCTGAAGGGCGTGAGCCCCCATCGGGGCGGCGTGCTGGTGTACGGCCACCCCGAGGACGACACCCTCGTCACGTTGTGGAAGCGCTTCGCCCACGCCATGGAGAGCCGCGGCGTCAGGGACCTGGAGCACGGCCGGATCCGCGACCGCTGGTACGTGAGCCTTGTCCACTTCGCCGGACCCCTCCTCAACCCGCGCGAGATCGTCGCGTGGTGCGACGCCCACGCCGACGCCGACTTCGGGGTGACCGAGCTGACCTCGGTGGAGGTCGTCCAGTTCGTGCTCACGGGACAGCGCATCAAGGTCAGGTCCCTGGAGCGGGCGGTCCTGGGCGACGAGAGCGACGGGGCGTCACCCGGCCCCATTCCTGGGTGA
- a CDS encoding tetratricopeptide repeat protein, with translation MESFRSLVDEGARPRVFRRNETICSPLRPVGRVYVIDYGYAREYTPAGEREAIHDLRGDGDLIGELAFWSPSERVRVDALTELRAWPIDIRRLREHASASPTVATALVQELFARHVAARRHEALARAPVAARLAVWLLHLDERYGLASESAPPLSMETLADLVGSSPDVVQRQLQQWVQRGWLVRPGYRRLRIEDPPALRAAAGDWEQLSEPWTGRVTPFLTRPGAPVDPLPVGELPKPRQLHADVPDFTGRQQSLDILTAWLERPRRTNTMVVQGLPGVGKTALVTHWGHLHADRFPDGQIVIDLRGQSPSQPPMNAVEALGQILRSLGVSEPASDEAELMLLYRSRIAGRRLLLILDNAADPGQVRPLLPGSKDCVVLVTSRTRMAPLRATGHADLMDLPVLDPGNAVALLVAVLGEGSRRAADRDALAELARVCSYHPFALRISAAKLAENPGMSVRSRVQELRRPDRLLVGDPEEAFRSALDLAYESLSPAQRRAFRHVGLLPGRDFTPEVLAAALGVPVSEAVVAVEGLHRAYLVEPLPGPRYRVHDLVKRLARELGRHAEAGVREARARLLDHYLAVATDPATPREWFEAERRSLVSAVRLAEESGAHGMAWRLAEAVFEPFRRLRFYENNLEIQQAGLTSAMQVGNRRAIALMRGNLGSIHRDIGPSTLAARFIGESLADYTELGDNVGRARALDDLAEVHGIAGNSEDALNCAGEALELYREIGDLAGVAGCLHTLSRLHLSQERYELALHYAGQALDVREELGDRRGTAQSLIILARVQQNLGEPNAALSEGLDALSICHELGDEHAEAETLLCLAEIYDLLRLPHDAQRDAERALAGYTATGDQHGCGRALCALGRIARNGSRYDEALDYYEQALAVQVELHHEQGKAETLGDIGLVHWRLSDYLRADDYLNQALTISRVIHDEPVEARMLNRLARVRRRQGMVQVAFVYALEALDIVQGMGNRRAEADVQETLAYTYLSLGMHKPALRAAKASLAIREELRDNRASALLSIAQALHTAGRPAAALEPAMETVELQNETGTRDRWAAALTTLAMVLLDLDRGEEALVYARQARDVHLECGTRRDLGCALRALGLISARLGDRGAAISYLAEAVRTLEEVGDIVEVQRVAEELRELA, from the coding sequence GTGGAATCGTTCAGGTCACTGGTCGACGAGGGCGCCCGTCCGCGCGTGTTCCGGCGTAACGAGACCATTTGCTCCCCGTTGCGGCCGGTCGGCCGCGTTTACGTCATCGACTACGGCTACGCCCGCGAATACACCCCCGCCGGAGAGCGCGAGGCCATTCACGACCTGCGCGGCGACGGCGACCTCATCGGCGAGCTGGCCTTCTGGAGCCCGAGCGAGCGGGTCAGGGTGGACGCGCTCACCGAGCTGCGGGCCTGGCCCATCGACATACGGCGGCTGCGCGAGCACGCCTCGGCCAGCCCGACCGTGGCCACGGCGCTGGTCCAGGAGCTGTTCGCCAGGCACGTGGCCGCCCGCAGGCACGAGGCGCTCGCCCGCGCCCCGGTCGCCGCCCGCCTCGCTGTGTGGTTGCTGCACCTCGACGAGCGCTACGGGCTGGCCTCGGAGTCCGCTCCGCCGCTGTCCATGGAGACCCTGGCCGACCTGGTGGGCAGCTCCCCCGACGTGGTGCAGCGGCAGCTCCAGCAGTGGGTCCAGCGCGGCTGGCTGGTACGCCCCGGTTACCGGCGCCTGCGGATCGAGGACCCGCCCGCGCTGCGGGCCGCAGCCGGCGACTGGGAGCAGTTGTCGGAGCCCTGGACCGGCCGGGTGACGCCGTTCCTGACCCGCCCCGGCGCGCCGGTGGATCCGCTGCCGGTCGGCGAGCTGCCCAAGCCCCGCCAGCTGCATGCCGACGTGCCGGACTTCACCGGGCGGCAGCAGAGCCTGGACATCCTCACGGCCTGGCTGGAACGGCCCCGCAGGACGAACACCATGGTCGTGCAGGGCTTACCGGGCGTGGGCAAGACCGCGCTGGTGACGCACTGGGGCCATCTGCACGCCGACCGGTTCCCCGACGGCCAGATCGTGATCGACCTGCGGGGCCAGTCACCGAGCCAGCCCCCGATGAACGCCGTGGAGGCGCTCGGGCAGATCCTGCGCTCGCTGGGCGTCAGCGAGCCCGCCTCCGACGAGGCCGAGCTGATGCTCCTCTACCGCAGCAGGATCGCCGGGCGCCGGCTGCTGCTCATCCTCGACAACGCCGCCGACCCCGGCCAGGTGCGGCCGCTGCTGCCGGGCAGCAAGGACTGCGTGGTGCTGGTGACCAGCCGGACGCGGATGGCGCCGCTGCGCGCCACCGGCCACGCCGACCTCATGGACCTGCCCGTGCTCGACCCGGGAAACGCGGTGGCGCTGCTGGTGGCGGTGCTCGGGGAGGGCTCGCGGCGGGCCGCCGACCGGGACGCGCTCGCGGAGCTGGCCAGGGTGTGCTCGTACCATCCGTTCGCGTTACGGATCTCGGCGGCCAAGCTGGCCGAGAATCCCGGTATGAGCGTGCGGTCGCGCGTGCAGGAGCTGCGCAGGCCGGACCGGCTGCTGGTGGGAGACCCCGAGGAGGCGTTCAGGTCGGCGCTGGACCTGGCGTACGAGTCGCTGAGCCCGGCGCAGCGACGGGCGTTCCGGCACGTGGGGCTGCTGCCGGGACGGGACTTCACGCCTGAAGTGCTGGCCGCCGCGCTCGGTGTGCCGGTGAGCGAGGCCGTGGTCGCCGTGGAGGGCCTGCACCGGGCCTACCTCGTCGAGCCGCTGCCCGGGCCGCGGTACCGGGTGCACGACCTGGTCAAGCGGCTGGCCAGGGAGCTGGGCAGGCACGCCGAGGCAGGCGTGCGCGAGGCCAGGGCGCGGCTGCTCGACCACTACCTGGCGGTCGCGACCGATCCGGCGACGCCGCGCGAGTGGTTCGAGGCCGAGCGGCGTTCGCTGGTGTCGGCCGTGCGGCTGGCCGAGGAGAGCGGCGCGCACGGGATGGCCTGGCGGCTGGCCGAGGCCGTGTTCGAGCCGTTCAGGCGGCTGCGGTTCTACGAGAACAACCTGGAGATCCAGCAGGCCGGGCTGACCTCGGCCATGCAGGTCGGCAACCGGCGGGCGATCGCGCTCATGCGCGGCAACCTCGGCTCCATTCACCGGGACATCGGGCCGTCGACACTGGCCGCCAGGTTCATCGGCGAGTCGCTGGCCGACTACACCGAGCTCGGCGACAACGTGGGGCGCGCCCGCGCGCTCGACGATCTGGCCGAGGTGCACGGCATCGCGGGCAACAGCGAGGACGCGCTCAACTGCGCGGGCGAGGCGCTGGAGCTCTACCGGGAGATCGGCGACCTGGCCGGCGTGGCCGGCTGCCTGCACACACTCTCGCGGCTGCACCTGTCCCAGGAGCGGTACGAGCTGGCGCTGCACTACGCCGGCCAGGCCCTGGACGTGCGCGAAGAACTGGGTGACCGCCGGGGCACCGCGCAGAGCCTGATCATCCTGGCCCGGGTGCAGCAGAACCTGGGCGAGCCCAACGCGGCGCTGTCGGAGGGCCTGGATGCTCTGTCGATCTGCCACGAGCTGGGCGACGAGCACGCCGAGGCCGAGACCCTGCTCTGCCTGGCCGAGATCTACGACCTGCTGCGGCTGCCGCACGACGCGCAGCGCGACGCCGAGCGGGCGCTGGCCGGCTACACCGCCACGGGCGATCAGCACGGGTGCGGCCGGGCCCTGTGCGCGCTCGGGCGCATCGCCCGCAACGGCTCCCGGTACGACGAGGCCCTCGACTACTACGAGCAGGCCCTGGCCGTGCAGGTCGAGCTCCATCACGAGCAGGGCAAGGCCGAGACGCTCGGCGACATCGGCCTGGTGCACTGGCGGTTGTCGGACTACCTGCGTGCCGACGACTACCTGAACCAGGCGCTGACGATCAGCCGGGTGATCCACGACGAGCCCGTCGAGGCCCGGATGCTCAACAGGCTCGCCAGGGTGCGGCGGCGCCAGGGCATGGTCCAGGTGGCGTTCGTGTACGCGCTGGAGGCCCTCGACATCGTGCAGGGCATGGGCAACCGGCGGGCCGAGGCGGACGTGCAGGAGACGCTGGCGTACACGTACCTGTCGCTCGGGATGCACAAGCCCGCCCTGCGGGCGGCGAAGGCGTCGCTGGCGATCAGGGAGGAGCTGCGTGACAACCGGGCCAGCGCCTTGTTGTCGATCGCGCAGGCGCTGCACACGGCGGGCCGCCCGGCCGCGGCGCTCGAGCCGGCCATGGAGACGGTCGAGCTGCAGAACGAGACCGGCACCAGGGACCGGTGGGCCGCGGCGCTCACGACGCTGGCCATGGTGCTGCTCGACCTGGACCGGGGCGAGGAGGCGCTGGTCTACGCGCGCCAGGCCAGGGACGTGCACCTGGAGTGCGGGACCAGGCGGGACCTCGGATGCGCGCTGCGGGCGCTCGGGCTGATCTCGGCCAGACTGGGCGACCGGGGCGCGGCGATCTCGTATCTGGCCGAGGCCGTGCGCACGCTCGAAGAAGTGGGTGACATCGTCGAGGTGCAGCGGGTGGCGGAAGAGCTACGGGAATTGGCGTGA
- a CDS encoding response regulator transcription factor, whose product MSNLLLLTNALEPSAEVLPALGLLLHSVRVVPAEASALIDTPPADAVLVDARKELVQAKSLCRLIRTTGIDCPLLVIVTEGGLAAMTAEWGADDVLLDSAGPAEVEARLRMATGRISQLASEDVPDEIRSGDLAIDEATYTARLRGRVLDLTFKEFELLKYLAQHPGRVFTRAQLLQEVWGYDYFGGTRTVDVHVRRLRAKLGTEYESLIGTVRNVGYRFVPDRTDTAHV is encoded by the coding sequence ATGAGCAACCTGCTCCTGCTGACCAACGCCCTCGAGCCATCAGCCGAGGTGCTTCCGGCGCTGGGGTTGCTGCTTCACTCGGTCCGGGTCGTTCCGGCGGAGGCATCCGCGCTGATCGACACACCACCGGCCGATGCCGTCCTCGTGGACGCGCGCAAGGAGCTGGTGCAGGCCAAGAGTCTGTGCCGGTTGATCCGCACGACCGGCATCGACTGCCCGTTGCTGGTGATCGTGACCGAGGGCGGTCTGGCCGCGATGACCGCCGAGTGGGGCGCCGACGACGTGCTGCTCGACAGCGCGGGCCCGGCCGAGGTCGAGGCGCGGCTGCGCATGGCGACCGGCCGCATCTCGCAGCTCGCCTCGGAGGACGTGCCCGACGAGATCCGCAGCGGCGACCTGGCCATCGACGAGGCCACCTACACCGCCCGCCTGCGCGGCCGGGTGCTCGACCTGACGTTCAAGGAGTTCGAGCTGCTGAAATACCTCGCCCAGCACCCGGGCAGGGTCTTCACCCGCGCCCAGCTGCTGCAGGAGGTCTGGGGCTACGACTACTTCGGCGGCACCAGGACGGTCGACGTGCACGTGCGGCGCCTGCGCGCCAAGCTCGGCACCGAATACGAGTCGCTGATCGGAACGGTCCGCAACGTCGGTTACCGTTTCGTCCCCGACCGCACCGACACCGCACACGTCTGA
- a CDS encoding MoaD/ThiS family protein, producing MATGKVRYWAAAKEAAGVAEEAYEAVTLGELMTKITQNRADLARVVRRCSFLVDGSPVGKRPHDEVVLADGATVEVLPPFAGG from the coding sequence ATGGCCACTGGAAAAGTGCGGTATTGGGCGGCGGCCAAGGAAGCGGCCGGCGTGGCCGAGGAAGCCTACGAAGCAGTCACGCTTGGTGAACTAATGACGAAAATCACACAAAATCGTGCAGACCTGGCACGCGTCGTGCGGCGTTGTTCGTTCCTCGTGGACGGTTCGCCGGTCGGCAAACGACCTCATGACGAGGTCGTTCTGGCTGACGGCGCGACCGTGGAGGTGCTGCCGCCGTTCGCCGGCGGGTGA
- a CDS encoding DUF2993 domain-containing protein, which yields MRKLIVFLIVLVILLVVVDRVAAAGVERDLSNRIAAAADLSGTPTVTIEGIPFLTQAIAGRYPEVRFNLGTFSYGGVPVKNLRGAAYDVTAPLADVLQNRPTARAGRVTIAGTLTRATIDKYAPEGVKIGGNGQRLTASGEVTVGVRKVQFNAEMRVEVADGGIRLQAEKIDGLPAQVAQFVSYTIPFKGELPFDVKVTGVKSVAEGLEISAEASDVPIRG from the coding sequence ATGCGCAAGCTGATCGTTTTCTTGATCGTGCTGGTCATTCTCCTTGTCGTCGTCGACAGGGTCGCCGCGGCCGGAGTGGAACGCGACCTGTCCAATAGGATCGCCGCCGCCGCCGACCTGTCCGGCACGCCCACCGTGACGATCGAGGGCATCCCCTTTCTCACTCAGGCCATCGCCGGGCGTTATCCGGAGGTACGGTTCAATCTCGGCACGTTCTCGTACGGCGGCGTGCCGGTGAAGAACCTGCGGGGAGCGGCCTACGACGTCACGGCACCGCTGGCCGACGTCCTCCAGAACAGACCCACGGCCCGGGCCGGTCGCGTGACGATCGCAGGCACCCTGACCAGGGCGACGATCGACAAGTACGCGCCGGAGGGCGTCAAGATCGGCGGCAACGGGCAGCGGCTCACGGCATCCGGCGAGGTGACGGTTGGGGTGAGGAAGGTGCAGTTCAACGCGGAGATGCGGGTCGAGGTGGCCGACGGGGGCATCAGGCTCCAGGCGGAAAAGATCGACGGCTTGCCCGCCCAGGTCGCGCAGTTCGTTTCCTACACGATCCCGTTCAAGGGGGAGTTGCCCTTCGACGTGAAGGTGACCGGGGTCAAGAGTGTGGCCGAGGGATTGGAGATCTCGGCCGAAGCGTCTGACGTGCCGATTCGTGGATGA
- a CDS encoding sigma-70 family RNA polymerase sigma factor — protein sequence MNSAGTADEELVRTLFDEHAGPLYGYVLRLTGDSGRAEDVVQETLLRAWRHPDALSGRPIRAWLFTVARNLVVDQARAKKARPPETGDEALAVLPAEDDLERAVESWAVAEALAALRPEHREVLLEVYYRGRSVKEASATLGIPPGTVKSRTYYALRALKLALEERGLAP from the coding sequence GTGAACTCAGCGGGCACCGCCGACGAGGAACTCGTGAGGACCCTCTTCGACGAGCACGCGGGGCCACTCTACGGATACGTGCTGCGACTGACCGGTGACTCGGGACGGGCGGAGGATGTCGTGCAGGAGACGCTGCTCCGGGCCTGGCGGCATCCCGACGCGCTCTCCGGCCGGCCGATCCGCGCGTGGCTGTTCACGGTGGCCCGCAACCTCGTCGTCGACCAGGCTCGCGCCAAGAAGGCCCGGCCGCCGGAGACCGGCGACGAGGCGCTGGCGGTCCTGCCCGCCGAGGACGATCTGGAGCGGGCGGTCGAGTCGTGGGCGGTGGCCGAGGCGCTGGCCGCGCTGCGGCCGGAGCACCGAGAGGTGCTGTTGGAGGTCTACTACCGGGGGCGATCGGTGAAGGAGGCGTCGGCGACGCTGGGCATTCCGCCGGGGACGGTCAAGTCGCGCACCTACTACGCGCTGCGCGCGCTCAAGCTCGCGCTCGAGGAGCGGGGGCTGGCGCCGTGA
- a CDS encoding anti-sigma factor family protein, whose product MTCEEVRLALGAHALGALDPDEALEIDTHLATCEACGAELLELEGVSSFLGKVSERDVELVASPPRQVLDRLLNARAKRSRRGRLLLVAAASVALLGLGGTVWTVIQESEPQVASSVAAPSVTPSPMPKGEQPFAATESDQALKAEASPKASASRGPATPQKAVAGREFTGQNAAKGYNAIVMAWPLSGGGTELGVRVTGVPAGTTCSLVVVDKDGRRDATESWVVSREGYQDKPAFKSKTTVSMRDIARFEVVDQTGKVLVRVKGTGK is encoded by the coding sequence ATGACGTGTGAGGAGGTACGCCTGGCCCTGGGCGCGCACGCCCTGGGTGCACTCGACCCTGACGAGGCGCTGGAGATCGACACCCACCTCGCGACCTGCGAGGCGTGCGGCGCCGAGCTGCTGGAGCTCGAGGGCGTGTCCTCGTTCCTGGGAAAGGTGTCGGAACGCGACGTCGAGCTGGTGGCCAGCCCCCCGCGCCAGGTGCTCGACCGGCTGCTCAACGCCCGCGCCAAGCGGAGTAGGCGCGGCCGCCTGCTGCTGGTGGCCGCGGCCTCCGTCGCGCTGCTGGGGCTCGGCGGCACGGTCTGGACGGTCATCCAGGAGAGTGAGCCCCAGGTGGCGTCGTCCGTGGCGGCGCCCTCGGTCACGCCGTCGCCGATGCCGAAGGGTGAGCAGCCTTTCGCGGCTACGGAAAGCGACCAGGCGCTCAAGGCCGAGGCCAGCCCCAAGGCGTCGGCCAGCAGGGGACCCGCGACACCTCAGAAGGCGGTCGCCGGACGCGAGTTCACCGGTCAGAACGCGGCCAAGGGCTACAACGCCATCGTGATGGCCTGGCCACTCAGCGGTGGCGGCACGGAGCTCGGCGTGCGCGTCACTGGCGTGCCGGCCGGCACCACCTGCAGTCTCGTCGTCGTGGACAAGGACGGACGCCGGGACGCCACGGAGAGCTGGGTCGTCAGCCGCGAGGGCTACCAGGACAAGCCTGCCTTCAAGAGCAAGACCACAGTGTCCATGAGGGACATCGCCAGGTTCGAGGTCGTCGACCAGACGGGGAAAGTGCTCGTCAGAGTCAAGGGCACCGGGAAGTAA
- a CDS encoding thioredoxin family protein: MTGLWVALATLALGSVIGVVFLRRNGRVRDADDSQDRLSAADLGAGLGERATLVQFSTAFCQPCRATRRILADVSELVPGVSHVEIDAESRLDLVRRLDVMRTPTVLVLDASGAIVKRASGQPRKADVLAALAAAVPGS; encoded by the coding sequence GTGACGGGTTTGTGGGTGGCGCTGGCGACGCTGGCGCTCGGATCGGTGATCGGGGTGGTGTTCCTGCGCCGCAACGGACGAGTGCGTGACGCGGACGACTCTCAGGATCGGCTGTCCGCCGCGGACCTCGGGGCCGGGCTGGGGGAGCGGGCGACGCTGGTGCAGTTCTCGACCGCCTTCTGCCAGCCGTGCCGGGCGACCAGGCGGATCCTGGCCGACGTCAGCGAACTCGTGCCGGGGGTGAGCCACGTCGAGATCGACGCCGAGTCCCGGCTGGACCTGGTGCGGCGGCTGGACGTCATGCGCACGCCGACCGTCCTGGTGCTCGACGCCTCGGGCGCCATCGTGAAAAGAGCCTCGGGGCAGCCGCGCAAGGCCGACGTGCTGGCGGCGCTCGCGGCGGCCGTACCGGGCTCGTGA
- a CDS encoding putative leader peptide — translation MNPSTELLTKRRAVDFCRVTTALCRAA, via the coding sequence ATGAACCCATCGACAGAGCTGCTCACAAAGCGGCGCGCGGTTGATTTCTGCCGCGTGACCACCGCGCTCTGTCGCGCTGCCTGA
- a CDS encoding DUF4395 domain-containing protein, translating into MRADPRALRFGAAITTVVLVSVLLTQSAWLLAAQAVVFALGIAGRSPYTMLFKALVKSAPKETEDARPPRFAQAVGLVFAVAGLAGYVAGIMPLALVATAAALLAAFLNAAFGFCLGCEMYLLIRRLLPAANMEVPK; encoded by the coding sequence ATGCGTGCCGATCCCAGAGCGCTGCGCTTCGGCGCGGCCATCACAACCGTGGTCCTCGTTTCCGTCCTGCTGACCCAGAGTGCCTGGCTGCTCGCCGCCCAGGCGGTGGTCTTCGCGCTCGGAATCGCGGGGCGCTCGCCGTACACGATGCTCTTCAAGGCGCTCGTCAAGAGCGCCCCGAAGGAGACCGAGGACGCCCGTCCACCGCGGTTCGCGCAGGCGGTGGGACTGGTCTTCGCGGTCGCGGGCCTGGCCGGATATGTCGCCGGGATCATGCCGCTGGCCCTCGTGGCCACGGCCGCGGCTCTCCTCGCCGCTTTCCTCAACGCAGCCTTCGGATTCTGCCTTGGCTGCGAGATGTACCTGCTCATTCGCCGACTACTGCCCGCTGCCAACATGGAGGTACCCAAATGA
- a CDS encoding sulfurtransferase, which produces MSRSAALVDADWVEANLDTPGVVLVEVDEDVSAYDKGHIRGAVKVDWRQDLQDPVRRDFVDKTGFEALLSDRGISNDDTVVLYGGNNNWFAAYAYWYFKLYGHENVKLLDGGRKKWELDSRELVKDVPQRPKTQYVANEQDTAIRAFRDDVVSAIGKLNLVDVRSPDEFTGKLLAPAHLPQEQAQRAGHVPTARNIPWSKAANDDGTFKSDDDLRTLYQEAGVDFGKDTIAYCRIGERSAHTWFVLHELLEQDNVKNYDGSWTEYGSLVGVPIELGEAR; this is translated from the coding sequence ATGAGCCGCTCCGCCGCCCTGGTGGACGCTGACTGGGTCGAGGCCAACCTCGACACCCCCGGTGTCGTTCTCGTCGAGGTCGACGAGGACGTCAGCGCCTACGACAAGGGCCACATCCGTGGCGCCGTGAAGGTTGACTGGCGGCAGGACCTGCAGGACCCGGTCCGCCGCGACTTCGTGGACAAGACCGGTTTCGAGGCCCTGCTGTCCGACCGCGGCATCTCGAACGATGACACCGTCGTGCTCTACGGCGGTAACAACAACTGGTTCGCCGCCTATGCGTACTGGTACTTCAAGCTCTACGGCCACGAGAACGTCAAGCTGCTCGACGGCGGCCGTAAGAAGTGGGAGCTGGACTCCCGCGAGCTGGTCAAGGACGTGCCGCAGCGGCCCAAGACCCAATACGTCGCCAACGAGCAGGACACCGCGATCCGCGCCTTCCGCGACGACGTGGTCTCCGCCATCGGCAAGCTCAACCTCGTGGACGTTCGCTCGCCCGACGAGTTCACCGGCAAGCTGCTCGCCCCCGCCCACCTGCCGCAGGAGCAGGCGCAGCGCGCGGGGCACGTGCCGACCGCCCGCAACATCCCGTGGTCCAAGGCGGCCAACGACGACGGGACCTTCAAGTCCGACGACGACCTGCGCACCCTCTACCAGGAGGCCGGGGTCGACTTCGGCAAGGACACCATCGCCTACTGCCGCATCGGCGAGCGTTCGGCGCACACGTGGTTCGTGCTGCACGAGCTGCTCGAGCAGGACAACGTGAAGAACTACGACGGTTCGTGGACCGAGTACGGCTCGCTCGTGGGCGTGCCGATCGAGCTGGGGGAGGCCCGCTGA
- a CDS encoding DUF1416 domain-containing protein: MTTAQGCGAPEQTIALPAGIDLTNQAVIQGVVTGAGTAYARLLDHSGEFTGEVVVSEEGVFRFFAAPGDWTVRIIAGGGVTRDVQVEAKLGEVAQLAVAV, translated from the coding sequence ATGACGACTGCACAGGGTTGCGGAGCGCCGGAGCAGACGATTGCGCTGCCGGCCGGGATCGATCTGACCAACCAGGCCGTGATCCAGGGCGTGGTGACCGGCGCGGGCACCGCATATGCCCGGCTGCTGGACCACTCCGGCGAGTTCACCGGCGAGGTCGTGGTGTCGGAGGAGGGCGTCTTCCGCTTCTTCGCCGCTCCCGGCGACTGGACCGTCCGCATCATCGCGGGCGGCGGCGTCACCAGGGACGTCCAGGTGGAGGCCAAGCTGGGTGAGGTCGCCCAGCTCGCCGTCGCCGTCTGA